From a single Streptomyces aurantiacus genomic region:
- a CDS encoding PIN domain-containing protein: protein MNLTAVLDHTALAALYRADSFFTGLYIEASRGTGRVIIPSLSVLAAERQVAGAGKHAASLRFAENVPFTAAHAVDAMDWRNVDWPVAHAAAIAWHAVKAGEPLTVLSLEPELYAGTGITPLNPT, encoded by the coding sequence ATGAACCTGACGGCCGTCCTGGACCACACGGCTCTGGCCGCCCTGTACCGCGCGGACTCCTTCTTCACGGGCCTCTACATCGAGGCCTCGCGCGGCACCGGTCGCGTCATCATCCCCTCCCTCTCCGTGCTCGCTGCCGAACGGCAGGTTGCGGGGGCAGGCAAGCATGCGGCATCACTGCGGTTCGCGGAGAACGTTCCGTTCACCGCAGCGCACGCAGTGGATGCAATGGACTGGAGAAACGTGGACTGGCCGGTGGCCCACGCTGCTGCGATCGCCTGGCACGCGGTGAAAGCGGGAGAGCCGCTGACGGTCCTGTCGCTGGAGCCTGAGTTGTACGCGGGTACCGGCATCACTCCGCTGAACCCCACTTGA
- a CDS encoding pyridoxamine 5'-phosphate oxidase family protein, with translation MTPKQPKTELDARYSSALNPRPGAENVAATDWAEAQRRLRASEVFWITTVRPDGRLHVTPLIAAWHDGALHFSTGLGEQKAKNLAGNAHCALTTGHNSLSEGLDIVIEGMAERVTDPARQDEVIAAFEAQYGDHITSPEGIFHGFGDSIRKGNDLLFAVAPGTAYGFGHDGQVFSHTRYTF, from the coding sequence ATGACGCCGAAGCAGCCCAAGACCGAGCTCGACGCCCGCTACAGCTCCGCGCTCAACCCGCGCCCGGGCGCGGAGAACGTCGCTGCCACCGACTGGGCGGAGGCCCAACGCCGGCTGCGCGCCTCCGAGGTCTTCTGGATCACCACGGTCCGGCCGGACGGCCGGCTGCACGTCACGCCGCTGATCGCCGCCTGGCACGACGGGGCGCTGCACTTCAGCACCGGGCTGGGTGAGCAGAAGGCGAAGAACCTGGCCGGCAATGCCCACTGCGCACTCACCACAGGGCACAACTCACTCTCCGAGGGCCTCGACATCGTGATCGAGGGCATGGCGGAGCGGGTGACGGATCCGGCGCGGCAGGACGAGGTCATCGCCGCGTTCGAGGCGCAGTACGGGGACCACATCACCTCGCCGGAGGGGATCTTCCACGGCTTCGGCGACAGCATCCGCAAGGGCAACGACCTGCTGTTCGCGGTGGCACCCGGCACGGCGTACGGCTTCGGGCACGACGGCCAGGTGTTCAGCCACACCCGCTACACCTTCTAG
- a CDS encoding IS6 family transposase, translated as MDSASPSYKGHRYPVEVISQCVWLYFRFPPSFREVEELMLQRGVIVSYETVRRWCAMFGQAYANGLRSRRPRPGDKWHLDEVRIKVNGELKYLWRAVDVGGNVLDILVQNRRDRAAARRFFRHLMKKTRAVPRMVVTDKLRSYRAAHREVMPSVEHRCHNGLNNRAENSHQPTRQRERAMKGFRSVGGAQRFLSAFTGISPHFRPHRHLMPAHHYRAEMTVRFAIWDQITGAAGRPTTA; from the coding sequence GTGGACAGTGCGTCGCCGTCGTACAAGGGGCATCGCTACCCGGTCGAGGTCATCTCCCAGTGCGTGTGGCTGTACTTCCGCTTTCCGCCGTCGTTCCGCGAGGTGGAGGAGCTGATGCTCCAGCGCGGCGTCATCGTCTCGTACGAGACCGTGCGCCGCTGGTGCGCCATGTTTGGTCAGGCGTATGCGAACGGACTGCGCAGCCGCCGGCCCCGGCCCGGGGACAAATGGCATTTGGACGAGGTGCGCATCAAGGTCAACGGCGAGCTGAAGTATCTGTGGCGAGCCGTCGACGTCGGCGGCAACGTCCTCGACATCCTCGTGCAGAACCGGCGGGACAGGGCCGCCGCCAGGCGGTTCTTCCGCCACCTGATGAAGAAGACGCGTGCGGTGCCGCGGATGGTGGTCACCGACAAGCTGCGCTCCTACCGCGCCGCCCACCGCGAGGTCATGCCCTCCGTCGAGCACCGCTGTCACAACGGATTGAACAACCGGGCCGAGAACAGCCACCAGCCCACGCGGCAGCGGGAACGCGCGATGAAGGGCTTTCGCTCCGTCGGCGGGGCGCAGCGGTTTCTGTCCGCGTTCACCGGCATCTCGCCGCACTTCCGGCCCCACCGTCACCTGATGCCCGCACATCACTACCGAGCCGAGATGACCGTCCGCTTCGCCATCTGGGATCAGATCACCGGCGCCGCTGGCCGGCCCACCACGGCCTGA
- a CDS encoding GNAT family N-acetyltransferase, protein MHPDDWHLTQDVDAFLARAGHFLRSRAALHNTPLTDIEKLRTHRAAESDDEAAVFGRLESQGEVRAIFYLTPLGRLGLTPLSAEQTDTLAAHLAGLGHSPAHVIAEHDTAGAFSESWQKQTGAASVPFWKTHLYRLGTLIPPPQRPEGEGRLTGSKDRAQIVRWCREFCVDVGEQRSIDLIDAGSWEDSRFGDRHFMFWETPEGVPVSMAASTSVVGGMVRVDPVYTPAHLRGRGYAGAVTVEASRAAQAAGATDVVLFTDPDNPTSNALYQRIGYVHLADFAGHRFSYGAPEAG, encoded by the coding sequence ATGCATCCGGATGACTGGCACCTCACCCAGGACGTCGACGCCTTCCTTGCCCGAGCTGGGCACTTCCTGCGCTCGCGCGCTGCTCTGCACAACACGCCGCTGACGGACATCGAGAAGCTGCGGACACACAGGGCGGCCGAGTCCGACGACGAAGCCGCCGTTTTCGGCCGACTAGAGTCACAGGGTGAGGTTCGCGCGATCTTCTATCTCACCCCGCTCGGACGCCTGGGCCTCACTCCGCTCTCTGCCGAGCAGACCGACACCCTCGCTGCGCACCTGGCCGGCCTGGGGCACTCACCCGCTCATGTCATCGCGGAGCACGACACCGCTGGCGCCTTCTCCGAGTCATGGCAGAAGCAGACGGGCGCGGCGTCGGTACCTTTCTGGAAGACGCATCTCTACCGTCTCGGCACGCTCATCCCACCGCCGCAGCGCCCGGAGGGCGAGGGCCGCCTCACGGGTAGTAAGGACCGTGCCCAAATCGTGCGCTGGTGCCGTGAGTTCTGCGTCGACGTCGGGGAGCAGCGTTCCATCGACTTGATCGACGCCGGATCCTGGGAGGACTCGCGTTTCGGCGACAGGCACTTCATGTTCTGGGAGACCCCGGAGGGCGTCCCCGTCTCGATGGCGGCCTCGACCTCGGTCGTCGGCGGCATGGTCCGGGTGGATCCCGTCTATACCCCGGCCCACCTCCGCGGCCGCGGCTACGCCGGAGCTGTGACGGTCGAGGCGAGCAGGGCCGCACAGGCCGCAGGGGCGACGGACGTCGTCCTGTTCACAGACCCGGACAACCCCACGAGCAACGCCCTCTACCAGCGCATCGGCTACGTCCATCTCGCCGACTTCGCCGGACACAGGTTCTCCTACGGCGCACCAGAGGCCGGATGA
- a CDS encoding ATP-dependent DNA ligase, whose amino-acid sequence MACERRRAALEEVFREHQLTAPWVLCSSTTGPDTVRKWLCSWNAVGLEGVVFKRLGSSYRSSVRGWLKYTNAMNCS is encoded by the coding sequence ATGGCGTGCGAGCGACGGCGGGCCGCACTTGAGGAAGTGTTCCGCGAGCACCAGCTGACGGCGCCGTGGGTCCTGTGCTCCTCGACCACCGGCCCGGACACCGTGCGCAAGTGGTTGTGCTCATGGAACGCGGTCGGTCTGGAGGGCGTCGTCTTCAAGAGGCTCGGCAGTTCGTACCGGTCCTCGGTCAGAGGGTGGCTAAAGTACACAAACGCGATGAATTGTAGTTGA